The Bacillus thuringiensis region GGAAAACGTAATTGGTTTAAAAATTATTACACTAACTTAGGAATAACGATTTTACCACCTGAGGAAATGCTGCAATCAATGGATAGGGTAATTGGAAAGAAGAGCATAGAAGAACCTCAGGAACAATTACCTGAAGTAACAGTTGTTAAAGAGATAAAGAAGACAGTAGAATCGGTCGAGCAAATAGAGAAAAAGATTCGTGACCAAATACTGAAAGTACACAATGAAAAAAAGGTAAGCATTCGTGAAATAGCAGATGAAATTAGTATTTCTCCGTCTACATTATCGAGATTTTGTAATCATAAAACAAAACGTTTATCTAAAAAAGCATTAGAAAAGCTAACTAAATGGTGTGAAAGACAAGAAATATTAGAAAAGATGTAATATAGGCTAAGTATTTCTCTTAATAATAGTCAAATTAAAAATACACATACATTATGTATGTGTATTTTACTTATTACCAATTATAATAATCTGAATTTTCTTTATAATTAGTGATTTTGTAGGGTAAAGGTTCTACTTGAAACTCGATATAGTTATGCTGTTTAATCCACTACAATTAAATTTCTTGTCTTATCGATATGGTTCAGTAACATACGATACTCATCTTCATACATAGTTAAACGTTGTAGAAGGGATTGATTCTCAGCTTCTAAATCTTCGATTTGATTTTGTAACTTTGTCAATTCATTCACATCTTTATAATTTTGTAGAAAGAGAATAATGTCATCTAATGTAATAGGTAAAGAGTTTGTTTCTTTTTCTGGTGGAGAGAAGGGAATGTTGTTTCCCGCTTTTCGCTCTTTTTTTGCTTGTTGTATTTCTTCTTGATATTGTTTTCTCACATATGAATTCCAACGAAATCCACAAGCTGCGGGTGTTCTAGCTAGTAGTTTTGCTACTTCTTTGAATGCAGCTAACTGTGTTCCACCGTTACGAACATTCTGAAGTACTGTTGATGCGAGAAGTAAATCGTTATCATCAGTCCAGGAATCTTGTCTTGAGATTACCACATTTTAACCTCCTTATATGTTTTATATTACATATATGCAATTACTCAAAATGATAGAAGCCCAACTTTTTTTGAAATAATTGGGGACAAGTTAATAGAAGTATGTATGATTTTACATGCAAAATTGCATTTAAGGTTGACTATTTCGCAAAGGTGTAACTATACTTGTTACAGTAATGCAGCTGAATGAATAAAATTGTTGGTATGAATTAGTTGTATTTATGATGTATAAAAAAATATTAAAGAATGAATGGAGTTGAAAATACAGTCCTACATATAAAACGTTTTGATAAAAAGAAGTTAGGTAATATACATTTTTTTATAATTATATATTGATAAGAAGAGGTGCACGTTTTGAAAATTTTTAAGGGAATTCTAGTTTCTTCAATTGCATTAACAGCATTTAATGGAGTAGGCGGTATACTTCCAAGTGAAAAATCAGAAGTTGCCTACGCAGCTACTTACAATTATTCAAATAAGCAATTGAATTCTACTGTACATAAGCAAGCTACTAAACAATTAATTTTAAAATTTAAAAATGAAGCGAATTTACCATATCAGGATGGAATAGAAAAATTCATTAAAGAAGAAAAACAAGATCCTGAATTAATTAGAATTTTAGCTGAATACCCAAATGTAACTATAAATCGACTTTTTAGTTCTTTAAATCCTAAAGAAATTAAAAATCTAGGTAAAGAAATAAAAGATTCCGATCAAATTTCTTCTAATTTGCTAAACTATTATATTGTAGAAACTCAAGATAATATAGATGTACAAGCATTACTTACAAAAATTGAAAAATTATCTCTTGTTGAAACGGCGTATTTACAGGAAGAAGAGGCGCCACCAGAAGAGCGTTTACCAAATTTATCTGTTAATCCATATGATGAACCTAGACTTACAAGACAAGGTTACCTTGAACCAGCACCATTAGGAATTAATGCACCTTATGCCTGGAGCATAAAAGGTGGAGATGGAAAAGGAACTACTTTTGTAGACATGGAGTATGGCTGGTTATTTAGTCATGAGGATTTAGTGAATCAAAAGATTGAATTGATATCCGGACAGAATAAGAGTGAACACCATGATCATGGTACCTCAGTCTTAGGGATTGTTTCGGCAGAAGATAATAACATAGGTGGAATTGGGATTGCACCAAAAGCTAAGGTAAAGGTTGTATCTCAGATTAGAGATAATGGTAGGTACAATACAGCTGATGCGATCTTAAGTGCAGTTAACAATATGCAAGCTGGAGATATCCTTTTATTAGAAGCCCAAGCTACTTATGATGGATATGGAGATAAGAACTATCTTCCTGTAGAAGTAAAACCGGATATATTTGATGCAATTCGTATGGGAGCAAATAAAGGAATTATTATTATTGAAGCAGGTGCAAACGGCGGAAACGATTTAGATCAATTTAGAGACCGTAATGGTAAACAAGTTCTCAATCGTAATAGTCCTGATTTTAAAGATTCAGGGGCAATTATGGTTGGGGCAGCTTCTGCAAGGGTTCCTCATAAACGTTCATATTTCTCTAATTATGGTAGTAGGGTAGATGTGTATGGATGGGGGAATGCAGTAGATACAACAGATGCTAAACCAAGTGAATTTACAACAAATTTATATACATCTAGCTTTAGTGGAACATCTAGTGCATCACCTATTATTGCTGGTGCTGCTGCATCAATTCAAGGAATTGCAAAAAATAATCAGGGAAAAGTATATACACCAAGCCAGCTTAGGGATATTTTAAGTGATTCTAGTACCGGAACGAAATCTAATGATCCAATTAATGATAAAATTGGTGTTTTACCTGATTTAAAAGCCATTTTATCTAAACTTGGTTTTTCACCAAACGTAGGTAATGATTCTTCCATTGTATTTCCTGAGGAGCAAGAAATAAATAAAGGGAATCAAGGTTCTACTATTACGTTCCCGAAAGAGGATTCCGATAATAGTGAAGGAAACTCTAACTTCATTTTCCCAGAATAATAGAAATACCTCCTATTCAGTATAAAAGAATCATATATAACTAGTTGTTTATAATAATTCAGAAAGCGTCTACCGCGCAATCAAGAATAATGAGTTTTTAAGCGTCTTAAAACTCATTATTAAATATCTGCCCTAGGTAGGTCCTCATTCTTTTTTCTGTATAGAAGAAAGAGTGGGGATTTTTTGTTGCTTAAATTTGCGATAAAGGAGTTTTTAGATGATAGAGAGATTAAGAATTTAAGTTTTCACACAATAAAGTCTAATAAGGGAATTCTTAGGGAATTTGAATCTTTTTGTGTTGAGCAAGGGTTATTTGAACACTCACTGCAATGAGAAAAAGTGAAATCAATCAAGCAGTAGTAGTTAGCTCAAGCATGTTTGCATTCGGCTATATCATAGTAGTTATGATGAGCCACTTACTTGAGTAAAGTAAAAACTATATCTCAAGACCAAATGAATATCATAGACATCTAGTCATCTGGTCACTATACTATATATGTAACTAAATGTATATATAAATAATAAATAAGTAACTTGGAGGAAAGCAACAATGAAATTTGACAAATTAAAAATCGCTGAAAAGGTTAAATCAATCAACGGGAAAAGCTGGGCTAAGATTGGCGCTTGTGCTTTTATCTTCTTCACACTTAATAGTTGTCACAATAACAGATATGACAGAGCTATTGCCCGTGAACAAAGCGATTATAACGAACTAGTAGATAAACATAATGAGCTAGTGAAACTGCATAAGGAAGTCAAAGAGGAAAACACAAAGATGAAGAGTGAAATCTATGCAAAGGAAAACCCACCTGAGGAGCGCCCTCTTGAGAA contains the following coding sequences:
- a CDS encoding RsfA family transcriptional regulator, whose product is MVISRQDSWTDDNDLLLASTVLQNVRNGGTQLAAFKEVAKLLARTPAACGFRWNSYVRKQYQEEIQQAKKERKAGNNIPFSPPEKETNSLPITLDDIILFLQNYKDVNELTKLQNQIEDLEAENQSLLQRLTMYEDEYRMLLNHIDKTRNLIVVD
- a CDS encoding S8 family peptidase, encoding MKIFKGILVSSIALTAFNGVGGILPSEKSEVAYAATYNYSNKQLNSTVHKQATKQLILKFKNEANLPYQDGIEKFIKEEKQDPELIRILAEYPNVTINRLFSSLNPKEIKNLGKEIKDSDQISSNLLNYYIVETQDNIDVQALLTKIEKLSLVETAYLQEEEAPPEERLPNLSVNPYDEPRLTRQGYLEPAPLGINAPYAWSIKGGDGKGTTFVDMEYGWLFSHEDLVNQKIELISGQNKSEHHDHGTSVLGIVSAEDNNIGGIGIAPKAKVKVVSQIRDNGRYNTADAILSAVNNMQAGDILLLEAQATYDGYGDKNYLPVEVKPDIFDAIRMGANKGIIIIEAGANGGNDLDQFRDRNGKQVLNRNSPDFKDSGAIMVGAASARVPHKRSYFSNYGSRVDVYGWGNAVDTTDAKPSEFTTNLYTSSFSGTSSASPIIAGAAASIQGIAKNNQGKVYTPSQLRDILSDSSTGTKSNDPINDKIGVLPDLKAILSKLGFSPNVGNDSSIVFPEEQEINKGNQGSTITFPKEDSDNSEGNSNFIFPE